The Trueperaceae bacterium genomic interval GTGGTTCGCTCCGGGCAGCCGTCAGCACCGATCTCACCGTTGCCACCACCTCCGCCGCTCGTTCCGGCGCGGTAGAGGCGTAACCCATGAACGCTCCGCCCCGGTCGGCAGCGTCGTGCCACATCTGGGCGGCATCGGCCGTGCCCTTGTCGACGAGTGCCCAGTAGAGCCTGCTGCCGCTCGAGTCACCGAGTACGCTGGCGAGCAGAGCCGCGGGATAGCGCATGTCATCCTGCGCGCTGGGGCCGGGCGCCCAGAAGCCGATGTGGACGCGCTTCAGCTTCTCGTCGACGAGCTGTTCCAGGCCCGTTGCGGTTGCGAGCTCGGGGTAGGCGCGCTCGACCTGCTGCGGTTCCCAGCTCTCGGTCGCCGCCTGGACCTGGGCCAGAGTGGCGTCCCAGTCGTAGGCGCCTGCCAACGTGAGGACGAGATTGTTGGGAGCGTAACGGGAGCGGAAGTAATCGAGCATCTGCTTCCGGGAGAGCGGGCCGATGGTCTCGGGAGTGCCCAGCACGCTGTTGCCCAGCGGGTGCTGGCCGAAGAAGCGCTTGCTGCCCAGTTCGAACACACGTAAATTCGGACGGTCCTGGTACATGGCGATCTCCTCGAGGATGACGTTCTTCTCCATCTCGAAGTCGTCCTCGCGCAGTGCCGGTCGCATCATGTCGCTCAACAGGTCGATCAGGCGCTCGCGTTGCTCCGGCAGGACCGCGCCGTAGTAGACGGTGTGCTCCTCGCTCGTGTAGGCGTTGCTGCGTGCGCCGAGTTCGTCGAACTCGCGGTTTATGTCCTCGGCACTCCGCCGTTCCGTCCCCTTGAACATCATGTGCTCGAGGAAGTGGGAAACGCCGCTGATGCCGTCATGCTCGTCTCGTGAGCCGGTATTGACGAAGTAGCCTGCCGCCACGCTCTGCGCCGACGGGTTGTGTTCGCCGATGACGGTGAGGCCGTTCGGCAGGCGTGCGTGGTCGAAGCGGAAGTTCGTGCTCATCTTCACCTCAGGACGGAGCAGAACCGTTGGGACCGAGCGTCAGGACCGTCGGCCGTGGCGGACTCTGCATGGCCAGGAAGGAGTTTACGTCGTTGAGGGAGACGGTCGAAACCATCGCCTTGATCTGGGCGAGGCTTCGCGGCTCACCGCGGAGGTACAGGTCGTGCGCCAGAGCGGCTGCACGGGCACCGCTCGACTCCCCCTGCATCACCAGGTGCGAGAGGATGCCGGTGCGGGCTCGTTCCAGTTCGTCGGCGTCCACCCCCTGTCCCAGCCGGGCGATCTCGTCGAGCATCACGTCGAGCGTCTCGTCGGCGCGTTCGGGGGTCGTGCCCGCGCGCGCGACGACGTAGCCGTAGCCCCTCACCGCCCTGGCCCCCGCGTGGACGCTGTAGGCGAGGCCGCGCTTCTCGCGGACCTCGGAGAAGAGCCGGCTCGCGGTTCCGCCCGAGAGGACGTTCATCGCCAGGGTGTGCCGGTACCAGTCGGAGTGCTGGGGAGGCAGCCCGGGATAGGCGAGGCCTATCTGCACCTGGCTGGTTTCGGCCGCCACGTGGTGACGGCGGGGCGTCTCGACCTCTACCGCTGGCATCGCCGGCGGCGATCCCTGCCAGCCACCGAACGCCTCCTCGGCGAGAGCCGACAACTCCTCCCAGCGGACACCGCCCGCGGCGGCGATGACCGCACCTTCCGGGGCGTAACGGCTGCGGAAGTCTTCAGCGAGGCCGGCCGGATCGAGCGACTCGAGCCCTTCTCGAGTGCCGTAGGCAGAGCGGCCGTGGGCCGAGGTGAAGTAGTGGGCCGAAAGGAGTTCTCCGAGTCGCTGAGCTGGGCTGTCGTCGAGCGAAGCGAGCTCCTGGAGGGCCAACTCGCGGGCGCTGGCGAACTCCCCCTCGTCGAGTTCGGGTCGCCGGACCATGTCGGCCAGCAGAGGCAGCGCCTCGGGCAGTGCCGAAGCGAGCATGGAGGCGGTGAAGTTCGTCGTCTCGCGACCCGCTCCGCCGCCTCGGCGCACGCCGAGCGTGTCGAGTCGATCGTTGAACTCGCGTGAATCCATGCCGCCGGCGCCCCGCGAGAGCCAGTCGAAGAGGACGGT includes:
- a CDS encoding pitrilysin family protein: MSTNFRFDHARLPNGLTVIGEHNPSAQSVAAGYFVNTGSRDEHDGISGVSHFLEHMMFKGTERRSAEDINREFDELGARSNAYTSEEHTVYYGAVLPEQRERLIDLLSDMMRPALREDDFEMEKNVILEEIAMYQDRPNLRVFELGSKRFFGQHPLGNSVLGTPETIGPLSRKQMLDYFRSRYAPNNLVLTLAGAYDWDATLAQVQAATESWEPQQVERAYPELATATGLEQLVDEKLKRVHIGFWAPGPSAQDDMRYPAALLASVLGDSSGSRLYWALVDKGTADAAQMWHDAADRGGAFMGYASTAPERAAEVVATVRSVLTAARSEPPTDEEWERARHKLATALTLSSETPFGRLMSLGNSWIYNGVYQSQDEQLARVMGATREQALELLDQGVFERLFTFSLGPNGVSGD
- a CDS encoding pitrilysin family protein → MTVDTNSSIRTRRLDNGVTLVFEPMPWLRSLSLALLLPVGSVTDPRGREGSATVLFDWLSRGAGGMDSREFNDRLDTLGVRRGGGAGRETTNFTASMLASALPEALPLLADMVRRPELDEGEFASARELALQELASLDDSPAQRLGELLSAHYFTSAHGRSAYGTREGLESLDPAGLAEDFRSRYAPEGAVIAAAGGVRWEELSALAEEAFGGWQGSPPAMPAVEVETPRRHHVAAETSQVQIGLAYPGLPPQHSDWYRHTLAMNVLSGGTASRLFSEVREKRGLAYSVHAGARAVRGYGYVVARAGTTPERADETLDVMLDEIARLGQGVDADELERARTGILSHLVMQGESSGARAAALAHDLYLRGEPRSLAQIKAMVSTVSLNDVNSFLAMQSPPRPTVLTLGPNGSAPS